A window of Bacillus sp. DX3.1 genomic DNA:
ATGGTAAGACATTTTGTAATACCATTTCATAACCCGTAAAGCTTGCTTGTTCTAATTCAAACATTTTCAGTGAGACTTGTGTTTTTCTAGGCAGTAAAGAGACATCTTCTGTCAAAATCATATCGCCACCTACAATAGATTTCAGTTTGATGAGTGCAGGTAAATCACCTACTATTTTCAATACTTGGTCAATCGGCTGATTGATAATTTCACGAATATCTGTGTCTCCAAATTTAAGCGGTTTATGGTGGTTTAAAACAGTACCCTCACAAATTGGACATGTAATCCTTTCTTTAGAAGCTTTAATTTGCTCTTTAATAATTGATTTTGAAACGAAAATATACCCACCAACGATGGTATTAAAACCTACCCATGTTCTACGTGCCTTGCCTTTCTTATCATAAAATGACTTTTCAAAATACCCGTACCAAAATGTATGCTTTTCTTCATCTGACATCTCATTATAGCTTTTCGTCAGGTCATGACCAAGCTCATTCTTAATTTCTTCAAATAGAAATTCTAATTTTGGGTATTGATAAAATTTTAATACTTCCATTACTTCTGGATAGAATAGACCATCCCAGAATGGAAGATTTTTGTCCTGAATCGCAAGATCTTTATCAAATATTTCAATCTCAAGACGTCCTGAGCATGATGGACAATGATTGTCCTTAGAAAAGAAATCAAAGCCTCTCGTATCTTTATTGGTCGGATGCGACGCTATAATATAGTTAATCATGCCACCAATTTCATAAAGGAAACTATATTGACTATACAAATGTCTTTCAAGATCAATGGCAATGACAGGTGCAATTGTATTAGAATCGTATTCACCATAAATCAAACGGGCTATTGATGATAAGCTTTTTAAAATACCGCCTTTATAGACATTTTCTGCATTTTTAAAATAGGCGATATGACTTTCTTTTAAATACGTAATGCCATTTTGTGATTTGAGTGTAGATGAAATAGGCGATGGTAGCGCGATATCTTCCCTATTTTTAGTCTCATAATATTCATGATGACTAACAACATCAAGATGCGTGACAGGTTCATTCTTTCTTTTACCAAAATCAACGATAAAATCAGAACTTTCCATCATATAGGAATTATGTTCAATCATCATGATTGAAACTGATTCATCTTGTAGAATGTCCCTGATACTATCAATGAATTGATTTAAAATATTTTGTGATAAACCTTTTGAAGGTTCGTCAAAAATGAAAAGTGTATTAGGATTTCTAGAATTTGCAAACAGTTCCGAGACTAAATGCACACATTGAAATTCACCAGTCGATAATGTTTGCGTTTTTCTATTTAAAGTCAAATAACCTAGTCCAAGTTTGATCAATAAGCTCAAACGCTTATGTGCGATATCTTCATTTGGAAGTTCATCAATGATATCTTCAATTGAGCGATCGAAAATATCATCAATTGCTTCACTATATTTTGTGATTTTCTTTTTAATATCAAGAAAAGTCGCAACAGTTGACCGACTCGTAATGGATTGGTTTCGATCTTGTCCAACCATAACAAGTTTATCGTTTTTGTATTGCTTCTGAAAATCTTTGGCAATACATTCGTTGACAAGTGTAGATTTACCACATCCAGACTCTCCGGTAATGGTTACAAGTCTATTTTTTGGTATTTTAATTTCAGCTATTTGAATATTACGGCAATATAAATCATAAAATTGATAGTAATCTGTTGGCTCTTCCTCATTTCGTTCTAAGTGAACTGGTTTTGGACGCGGTGATTCATCCACGATTTTTCCGCCATATTTACCACTGCCAGGTCCAAAGAATACTTGGTCATCTGTTGTATCGAGCACTGTGTCAGAATGGTCAATAAGCCAAATTTGATTCTTATTGCCTAATTGTTTAATTTGTTCTAAAATTTTAAGTAATGTTTCGTGATCAATACCGACTGATATTTCATCAATGATAATGACAGTATTTTCACTTACAGCCATGAATTCTGCCAGGTAAAGTCGAGTTAATTCTCCACCAGACAATGTACCCATAATTCTGTTTAATGTTAAGTAACCCATATTCATATTGATAATGTTTTTAAGTATATGCTGTTTTTCTTCACTAATATTTAAATCTTCTGATAGGGAAAGAATAGTTTCAATACTTAAGTTGTTAATTTCTGATATACTATGCGGTTTACCAAATAAATCGATTGTATATTGCTCAACTTCCTCGTTATAACGCCTTCCATTACACTTAGAACATTCAACATTTTTATTAGTACCGCGGCCTTTACACTTAGGACACCAGCCTAATTCATTATTAAATGAAAAGACTTCTGGAGAAAGATCGTATTTTTCAGCGAGTCTTACACGAATCTCTGTAAATACGCCAGTATGCGTGCCAATTGTTGAACGTGGATTAGAAGAAATTGATGATCTTCCAAGAAAAAGCACTAAAGGCATTTCTTCCATATTAATGGCACTGAAATTTGTTTCCATAATATCAGGAAATAAATACTGATATTCAGCCTTTGGCAATAATGAAACGAGACGTTTCTTAGACTCTTCACCAATTGTCTGACAAAAAGTTGTTTTACCAGATCCAGATAAACCAGCAATGCCTAACGATTGATCAGTTGGAAGTGCTGCATCTAATTTGTTAATATTGTTCGCAATTAATTGATTTATTTTCATTGTGATCTCCTTACAATTCTCTAAATTTAATATTGCCATATTAGTAAAACTTCAAATCGTCAGGAAAATTTGCTTAGCGTTGTAAATCCGCATTTTCCTGACGGTACCCCAGGTGGAGGTCTTACTGCCCGTTAATGCGGGATAAACCTTTGGTTATATAAAAGGCTGGCAGTTTGATATGGTACCTGTTCAAACTGCCAGCCTTTTCAACTTAACTTCCGACCCGTGTATGACATTCAAATAATTTTTGAATATACAACGAATTTGCACATAGTGTCACTCTTTATTTTATATTTTTTTTATGAAGCAAATATGTGTCTGGAGAAGCAGACATTAGAAACAGATTCATTTCTCCTACAGTGTAGATATACAATTCATGCATCGCACGTGTACAAGCTGTATAAAACAGTTTTCGCTCACTTTCTCTACCATATTGTTTCTTTGAAGCATCATAGATGATAACCGCGTCAAACTCTACCCCTTTCGCTAAATAGGAAGG
This region includes:
- a CDS encoding ATP-binding cassette domain-containing protein — its product is MKINQLIANNINKLDAALPTDQSLGIAGLSGSGKTTFCQTIGEESKKRLVSLLPKAEYQYLFPDIMETNFSAINMEEMPLVLFLGRSSISSNPRSTIGTHTGVFTEIRVRLAEKYDLSPEVFSFNNELGWCPKCKGRGTNKNVECSKCNGRRYNEEVEQYTIDLFGKPHSISEINNLSIETILSLSEDLNISEEKQHILKNIINMNMGYLTLNRIMGTLSGGELTRLYLAEFMAVSENTVIIIDEISVGIDHETLLKILEQIKQLGNKNQIWLIDHSDTVLDTTDDQVFFGPGSGKYGGKIVDESPRPKPVHLERNEEEPTDYYQFYDLYCRNIQIAEIKIPKNRLVTITGESGCGKSTLVNECIAKDFQKQYKNDKLVMVGQDRNQSITSRSTVATFLDIKKKITKYSEAIDDIFDRSIEDIIDELPNEDIAHKRLSLLIKLGLGYLTLNRKTQTLSTGEFQCVHLVSELFANSRNPNTLFIFDEPSKGLSQNILNQFIDSIRDILQDESVSIMMIEHNSYMMESSDFIVDFGKRKNEPVTHLDVVSHHEYYETKNREDIALPSPISSTLKSQNGITYLKESHIAYFKNAENVYKGGILKSLSSIARLIYGEYDSNTIAPVIAIDLERHLYSQYSFLYEIGGMINYIIASHPTNKDTRGFDFFSKDNHCPSCSGRLEIEIFDKDLAIQDKNLPFWDGLFYPEVMEVLKFYQYPKLEFLFEEIKNELGHDLTKSYNEMSDEEKHTFWYGYFEKSFYDKKGKARRTWVGFNTIVGGYIFVSKSIIKEQIKASKERITCPICEGTVLNHHKPLKFGDTDIREIINQPIDQVLKIVGDLPALIKLKSIVGGDMILTEDVSLLPRKTQVSLKMFELEQASFTGYEMVLQNVLPFWDTIKGNIESISNNNQVTICDFPNINETRETIIDKYFTNGKYKKLTYVYEAFGYKKLVTQINKIKKSHPCPFCKGKKVISEDNLHDGVFKLTIPCVSCYASGINDDGLKELVEGIQVKTWLTGTVSDVVAESLNIEAVADIPIFNRIRELNKSDMMAVYQCLEQNN